A region from the Panicum hallii strain FIL2 chromosome 1, PHallii_v3.1, whole genome shotgun sequence genome encodes:
- the LOC112892456 gene encoding cyclin-dependent kinase inhibitor 1-like — protein sequence MGKYMRKCRGAAGEEVAGVEVTQVVGVRTRSRTAAAPAPAGGVAKVAPRRKKALAPPNVAAGEPAAGGDGGSCYIKLRSRTLFMAPPQQPSAPRVPVPAEAAGAGQGAAALVPGLSRCSSTASSVDVGCQDRSLACRSDAAKAGGDHNLEVSASNSGSGPERERRETTPSSRAHGEVSDLESDLAGQKNNGQSSPAPQLITPPADEIKAFFAAAEKAQAERFAAKYNFDVVRGVPLDGGRFEWTPVVSI from the exons ATGGGGAAGTACATGCGCAAGTGCAGGGGGGCCGCGGGCGAGGAGGTCGCCGGCGTCGAGGTCACGCAGGTCGTCGGCGTCCGGACGAGGTCGCggaccgcggcggcgccggcgccggccggcggTGTCGCGAAGGTCGCcccgaggaggaagaaggcgctGGCGCCGCCGAACGTGGCGGCGGGGGAGCCTGCCGCTGGCGGTGACGGCGGAAGCTGCTACATCAAGCTGCGGAGCCGGACGCTGTTCATGGCGCCGCCTCAGCAGCCTTCGGCGCCGAGGGTTCCGGTGCCGGCGGAGGCTGCTGGTGCCGGCCAGGGTGCGGCGGCGCTCGTGCCCGGGCTGTCGCGATGCTCCAGCACGGCGTCGTCTGTGGACGTGGGGTGTCAGGACAGGAGCCTTGCCTGCCGCTCCGACGCCGCGAAG GCAGGCGGGGATCACAACCTGGAGGTCTCCGCGAGCAACTCGGGGAGCGGCCCGGAGCGCGAGAG GAGAGAGACGACGCCATCGAGCCGGGCGCACGGCGAGGTCAGCGATCTGGAGTCGGATCTGGCGGGCCAGAAGAACAACGGCCAGTCGTCGCCGGCTCCCCAGCTGATCACGCCACCGGCGGACGAGATCAAGGCCTTCTTCGCGGCGGCCGAGAAGGCGCAGGCCGAACGCTTCGCTGCCAA GTACAACTTCGACGTCGTCCGCGGCGTGCCCCTCGACGGCGGCCGGTTCGAGTGGACCCCAGTGGTCAGCATCTGA